DNA sequence from the Alosa alosa isolate M-15738 ecotype Scorff River chromosome 2, AALO_Geno_1.1, whole genome shotgun sequence genome:
CTGTATCGATGACCGTTTCAATTCCAAGTGCCCTGAAACCACTCTTAGACCACATAGAAATTGAAATGCCTGCTGAGCATTCTGGTCAAGTACATGTAGATTTTTAACtacaatatattttcttttcttagCTTTAGTGACCTCTTTCTTTTGACCTCTTTCTGTTTACAGTGGCGCCATAGCAGGGAATCCATTCAACATTGATCGCAAACTCCTTTGTAAAGGTTCTCAATTATAGTATCCTCACACTTGTAGTGCAGCCCATTTTACAGTCTACAGACTATAAGACCTGGATTTTTCtctgtgacaaaaaaaatagaTATGTACTCTCTGGAGATATATACTGTAACggtctctgtctttttctgtatagaactggcctttgatTCAGTCAGTATCAACAGCATGGATGCTACAGCAGAAAGAGATTTTGTTGGTATGTATTTTACCACTTTCTTATACACAGAGGATAAGACAATTTGATATCATTGTTTTCTACACTGCATAtggccatatgtgtgtgtgtgtgtgtgtgtgtgtgtgtgtacgtacagctGAGTTCCTCTTCTGGGCATCTTTAAATCTCACCCACCTCAGTAAGATGGCAGAAGACCTTATTATCTACAGCACCAAAGAGTTCTCCTTCGTTGCACTGTCCGATGCTTACAGGTAACACATGaacaataaacagacacacacatacatccatacatacacacacacacacacacacacatacacacctacaacTAAGACCAGATCACAAAGTTTTTGATGATGATTCCAATGTCCAAAAAGCTGCTTGTTGACTGTCCCGTGCTCTGGCGTGCGCTCCCTGTGtcgtgtgtccagtgtgtgctTTGGGTAGTGTAGCAGTTAGagctctgtgcttgtgtgtttgtggcctGAGCAGCACCGGTAGCAGCCTGATGCCCCAGAAGAAGAATGCCGACAGCCTGGAGCTTATTCGCAGCAAGGCTGGACGCGTCTTCGGAAGAGTAAGGAACTATGAACCCTAGTTTGTAGGACAATGTGGAAACGTGAAAGTGTTGCACATAAAGCTTCTTGAGAGAAGGGATGTTTGTGATTTCTTTCCACCATCTGTGGAAGAAATACAGAAGCACTATGCTTGCACAGCTGCTCTGGGTTCCGTTTCTCAGGAAAATCTTGCTTAAGAGGAACGCAGACCTCCAAatattgtttgttgtttgagACCATCCCCAACcaagacactcacacaaatacagagaAGCTTCAGTGTTTTCATCATTCATAATAAGTGGACAATGTAGTATCTAGTGCCAGTGACTGGTTGTTAGTTTGAGAATCAAAACATGTGCCATATTTGCCAAATGGTGTCCATGTGACTTATCAGGAAATGTGGATCTCCGATTTACCACAACCTTTGACTTACCAAACACTTTTTGCCTCAGTGTGCAGGTTTCCTTATGACATTGAAGGGCCTGCCCAGCACCTACAATAAAGACTTACAGGTGAGGAATGTCAGCATATCCTGTAGGAATGTATGGAGATTGAGACCGGTGTGGTTGTTATGAGACAGATTTGTGAGGATTTAAGAATGGAAATTAATTCGCCGTCATTCATGTCTTAGTCACTGGGTTTGTCTGTTGAGTGTTAGTTGCTAGAATAACTCCTATGTAATTGCAGCTCATATGGAATATGTATACCAGTATACATATGCCTCTAAATGGCCCTGAAAGGCATAATTCACATGTAGTATTATAATAGTGCTTCATTTCCTTTACATCCTACAGGAGGATAAGGAAGCCATGTTTGATGTGTATGACACAGTTGAAGCTGTTCTCCAGATAGCCACAGGTGTAATGGCCACACTGACGGTAAGGGGTCAGGCTGACCTTTCATCCCATAGactctatatatacagtctgtTTCATCCCGATTCCTTTGTCCCTCGCTGTGGGCACCAGCTCATTATGATGCCTTCACAGGTGGCACTGGCTCTGACATATTTATTTGTTCTTAATTGTTCTTCACAGGTGAATAGCAGTGAAATGAACGCTGCTCTAAGTCCAGACATGCttgccactgacctagcctacTACCTGGTCAGAAAAGGGGTGGGCTTCTTTCTCTCAGTTTGTTTTCTTATTCCTggtccttccttccttcctccttgTTAATGATTGACCTGATGTTTCTTGTTTGCCTCAGGTGCCTTTCAGACAGGCTCATGGATGCTCTGGGAAGGCTGTAGCTCTCGCTGAGTCCAAAAAAGTCCCACTTAATAAACTTACTCTGGAAGACCTGAACACCGCCAGGTCAGCAgacttaatacacacacacacacacacacacacacacacacacacacacacacacacacacacacacacacacacacacacacacacactagtctcaTTGTTCCAGACCTGCTGACATTGCTCTGGTTTcccttctccttttcttctctctttctcgttctttctctctctctctctctctctagcccgcTCTTTGACAGTGATGTGTCCTCTGTGTGGGACTACAGCAGCAGTGTGGAGCAGTACAGTGCCATAGGTGGCACTGCCAAGAGCAGCGTGTTGGCACAGATAGACCATATGAAAACCTGGCTGGAAAAATACAAGCAGTAACGCACCCTGCCTTGTTATGAtgaacacacaacactcacaccaCTTAGATAATGTGCCTTTataaacccaaacacacacctaatGATAATAAGTTGGCTTTGTGCTGAGGTGATTTCTGGTTGCTATGTGAAGAgtacataaaaataataataataatactgttACATGATTTAATGCACTCTAGTCTTAAAGGAAAGTTGTTGAAAGTGCAATGTAAACTTTTGCGTCCCAAGTTTCAGGGTTCTGATTGTTAAGTTATGGTTTTACTGGATTTGTTGATTCTTTGCACCTGTGCTTTTATTATCAAAAACATTTAGATTGACAAGTTTATGCTGCAAATAAAACACTGAAGTCTTGCATTACACTAATGTCTTGCTTTATTAGTGCTCTTTACAGCATGCCGATGTTAGTAATATCAGTGCCTGTCGAATATTGATGGAGCATTGTTTATTTTGTCAGTTACAAAAATAGTAATTGTCAATTACAACAATGTTCTATCAGTTTTACCACATTTGCTAATGCACCATATCTAGACATTGTGCCTATATATGAATTCTATGAGATTCCTATCTATTTATTGAGAATATATGAAATTCAACCTCAAGAGAGCCTACAATTACATCAACTGTGATTGTGCCTTTATAACTGGTGATCCGGCCTCTAAGTCCGCCTTTTTCCTTTGCTCTGAtggcatcacacacaatttCCGCAACTCATTACCGCTAGGAAAAGGGGCAACCAGTATcccagaaaataaataaataaatcattccCATCTCATTCAGATAACCCTAATAAGGAGACGGAACAACCAAATACCACACAGAAGCAGACATGGACCATCTGGTCATTAGCAGATAATGCATCTGCTCTGGAACGGAAACGGCAGGAAAGATAGAGAGCATGTGCGTATTTCATGTTCGCTTAGAGCGCACAATACAAGCTAACGGATACAAGGACAGAGCACAGACAGAAGGCAGACCCTGAGAGAAATGGGACAGCAGAGTCGGTCAGAGCTGAAAGCTCATCTGGCAAGGGTGAGGACCTGGACACCACTCTGCCGTTGAGCTGCTGAGCAGGCCTGAAGATGTTGGTCATGGGCTTCCCAGTCCAGTACCATACCTCCCCAGCCACTTCTACcagctgaggaggagaggagaggagatttaCACTGACAATACTTGctaaatgtttttgtttatggttCTTAACAGACTTCCAATGACATCAATACACACGTATCAACACTAAAATGAGTTTACAGTAGTcatataaacaaaataaacaaacttaTTATTAGACTTTAATTCTAGAAGTAGAATTAACAGAATAACTATAATAACCATTTTAACATACaaagtatatacagtatacagtatttctaaaaaaaaaatattctcaATTTGGAACAAAAGATTCCATACTGACTGCTGTAGTGTGTGCCTTGATGGGATCATGGTGTCTTACTTGTCTGTGACTGGCTGGCAGTGTCTTGTGGAATATGGTCCAGATAACGGCCTCGTTGCAGGCAGGGGTGGTCATGGACCCAGAGTAGCGGTAGTAGGCCGAAAGCTCATGGGCCGGAGGAATGATGTCACTCAATTTGAAGGCTGCCACTGAGCTGGTGTTTCCTGTAGCCACCAGAGCACAGGAGAAATTAATCTAGAGCACACATTAACTTCTTACCTTAAATAAATAGTTCAAGAACAAATGATCAAAGAATCTGATATCAGAAACATTTGTTGAGAACTTCATGAATGTCTGGACTGTTTAAGCCCTGCTCTGTCTTAAAAATGCCCTCATTTAAATGCTGGGCAAAGAGCAGTCAGTGTGTAAGCAAATTTCTCAATCAAATTGATTTGTGTGGCGTGAGACAGCTTTTAGCTGACCCACTGTCGCTTAGGATCTTTCTCATGGTATTAAATTTGCAAAAAGATTTTGCATATTATTATTAAGCAAGCTCTAGTTAGACTTTATACTTTGCTCTTATTTAAATAAGGGCCTAACTGTCTGACAGTTTTCCTAAGTCACCCAAGCTCACCAATGAAGCGTACTCTCCTCAGAGCTTCTAGCACCGTATCAAAGTGAGTGTTGTCCTCCTGTGATGCCTAGAGAGGACACGAGGAAGTTGGTCATGATTTTAACGGAAGCTATAGTCAAAGCAGGGGCATGTAGAATCAAGAGAGCAGCACCTCAAAGAAGAAGCCAAGCACGGCTATTCCAGCGCTGTCACTTTCAGCCTCTTCCAGAGACTGGTACTCTTCTTTGATGTAGACAATGTGGAGCTTCAGGGATgaaaacacagagagatacatacacacatgtacacagaggACAATTTATTACCGACGATGGAGCATGGTGTGCATACAGTACTTTTCCATTACCTAAAGATAATCCAAACAACTGCAGtattaaaaaaagaatcaaagAATTGAGGCACtactgtataagtataagtataagtatatatactcttttgatcccgtgagggaaatttggtctctgcatttaacccaatcggtgaattagtgaaacacactgcacacacagtgaggtgaagcacacactaatcccggctcagtgagctgcctgcaacaacagcggcactcggggagcagtgaggggttaggtgccttgctcaagggcacttcagccgtggtctactggtcggggttcgaaccggcaaccctccggttacaagtccgaagtgctaaccagtaggccacggctgcccaatacTGTATGAACAATATAAAGCCTTAATTAAATACTGGCTATATGCCTACACGTTTCAACTTCTACTCTTTATCAGGGCATCAACTGCAGCATTGTTCCAGCTGTTCTCTGCATTGAGACGAATGCGAGCTGAGCTAACCTCCATGGGGTAGCGCTCTCCATCCACCGTGTGCTCCGAGCCAGGCCCAGCATTCACGCCCCAGTGCAGGTGAAACTGCAGTGCCTTGTACACACTGGGCAGGCCCCCTCCGTGGATCCTCATAGATTGTGGCAGAGCAAAATGAGCTGAAATAACAATGATATTGTTATTTCAGCACACTAAATCATCATCACACTacactatttattttatttaaggaTATTGGAAAGTAAgtagtaaaatgtatttttatagcACGTTTATACACAGCTtacactgaccaaagtgctgactttgactttactgtcttatagaccctttcaacaataaaaacaaaaacaatgcttgaacgttctatttggttcccaatctatggaatgttaaaacggaaacagagacggttgataaagccaaaatgtatccactttcCACTAGATTCGCCtctacagaatagagggcaatggattgtgcatggcatagaggaagatgggaaatgtcttaaattGTGTTATATCTCCTCcggagggtatatgctttcagaaaatatatagtttagggtgtttaatttgtttcccttaatagtgcaggccaaaatgtatctgcTGTTCACTTGATTaagcctatacagaatagaggagtatgtgcatagaggaagatgggaaatgcATGGTATCGAGGGGAGGAGGATGGGACATAATGTATTGATTGATGCTATATTTCATTGTACATGTACAGTGCacttttagaatatgtatagttttgaatgttctatgactttggtaaaaccatgacccatgcataggcatgcattgttaattattaatcttaaactatatttattagtatagcatTTTTGCCAGATGTCACAACAATAGAGTCACTTTTTTGGAGGCTAACTGCAGTTATCCCATCTGCACCCTTCTGTCGAATTAGGACATGATCATGTCCATCTTCAACTTTGCCTGCATTCACTAACATAAACATACTATGCTGTCCGATTATTGTTTTAGACaaaaattgtgcaaagtaaaggggcatcatacaggcccctctgattggacagacagtataTCAGTCAACCCCTGGGCAAGAGGTCAATTACTATAAGACTTGCAAAATGATGGATTGATACTTTAGTGTGATgtttcagtgacctctaaatcagattacgtaaacaccaaaaccactttcctaggctgaataatgcctaactatgtgtttgtacagattacacattgtggaacacttacATGCAAAAACCCACTTGGctctatttaaatatttaacaaccatttccattgattcaaagggccacaatgtaaaaatagacaccaattttgcaacaaaccagtctgaaataagccAAAGGAATtcactctttgaaaataaaagaatgttcctcaacaatgcaagattctaaaattccatgttaagttagatggggtcagatattctttagaatgtgtattctacagcattctaattacagttttgtcagtatttgctgaagaataatgcataaaacaaccctcattttaacatatttccaccaactggattttcatggtcttttactatggtgtaaagatcaccaattgaaatataaaaatgtgaaaataaattctgttgcaattagttttgggtcagacctttgcctggactattagCTCCGTTGTGGTATTTATACAAATTAACTATacgtaattacattatgccctgtttgcccatgttaacaaacaatttcaaaaaacgtataatacattttttgtttgtcttgatgtaagtaatcaactcagtaattttcatggtgatatgtgaaggttaatttttttcccctattcacgtgagaaaaatactgtaggcacatgaatagggtatatttgggtctttttctaaactttcccctatcgggattcttcggggcttttttccccttactcaggacatattgaggattcaaaatcagttaagtttgcttgtgttgcaatttgttcaaccttgacccctattttggcttaaaatgactggactattATTCCAGTGACTTCGGACTGTTATGcttccagactgccagtgagtgtaaagaactttgttggcgttgcatgcatcggttgtggagacacagctaaagcgcagtttcacgcgagtcatcattgcccttggacattttcagcgggttggaaattggactaattttatttttaatttgtatttattttatttattaatttgtttgttgtttgtcttgtatgtcttggtgtcacgggtacgctggcgactacgccgctccgtccggcatcttttgcgtttgttatttcttaaatgtagttctatgtcttggtgtcactgGTACGCTGGCGACGACCATCCGTCCGggctattgtctttgttagtctatgattttgtatgtgtcaatgacaatgtcttagcctatatgtggagcgctttgggtggcactctgtgcatgttaaatgcactatacaaataaaactgacttgacttgactattatagaccctttcaacaataaaacaaaaacaatgcttgaacgttctatttggttcccaatctatggaatgttaaaacggaagccttgtaaggccaactatgatgctgataatggaactttCTTGACGTACacgtatagaccctttcaacaataaaaacaaaaacaatgcttgaacgttctatttgggccccaatctacttcctctgcattaagataacatatggaatgttaaaaaggaagtcttgtggggccaactatgatgctgataatggaactctcttgaaagggtccataatgaGATATAACAGTATAGGAATCATGAATCTTGAATGTACATTCATTAGGCCCACATCTGAAGAACAGATATAGAGAAAACACTTGAAATCACCTGAGTGTCCGAGGTGATCCACTGTGATGTTGCTGATGTGATCATGCCCATCGAAAGCGAATGGGCCCAGGGCTGGGTCATACTGAACTGTGCTAGTGACTATGTTAATGGGAGACTGTCTCTGCCCTCCACATTCAGGGAACATTTGGAACCACTTTTCCGGCTCTGACAACGACAAAGACAATGGCAACAACAACATCAGATCAGATGGGGGTTGGcattaaaataaacataaaaagaaaacatctaCTGGTAATAGCATAATAGACCACAGATAAACAGGAGACAGGGACCACTTTCATTATTCTCTTCAAGTTGATACGTTATGGAAGCCAAACTTAAATACACAAATCTTGCTATACATTTACTTCACCATGCCACTGACCTACTGATGCATTTGACACTTACCCTCGCATGTGTCATCACATGAGTACTGGCTGTGGTAGCTGGCGAAGTTGTATGGTGAGcaccattacattacattacattacatttagcagacacctttttgaccaaagtgacttacatatgtcaaatACAAGGGATTATACGAGACCTGGGGaacaagggcacaacggtggaagccggaaTTGAACACAACAGGAAACACAGcccacttaacacacacacacacatacacacacacacaaacatgcaagccGTGTGACTGTCATGGGTCACAGGAGTCCCTTTTAGCAAAATAACACTTGTGTGGTCATTAACtggcacatttatttattcttcAGGCCTTTTGAGACACGGCCTGATAATCTTGCCGTCGGCAACATTTCCACTTGACCTTACAATGAGGTGTCACTGACGTAGCAACACAGTATAGGAACACCACACCCTCCCAGTCATAGGCCCCCTATTACCATCACCAGGCCCCTCCATTCATAAGTTGGTGTCTTCCCCAGCTGTATGAGGAGGTTTGTTTATTgatctatttgtttgtttttgacttCCACTCTTCTTTTCTTTGTAGCTTGAATGTCAAACCCATTTGTAAGTcgtcactttggatgaaagaaccagctaaattaataaaagtggttgtttttttttattttttgttttttgctcaAGCTGTTGTTCAATCTCGAGTGCATGTAGTGTAAGCACACTGGTTCGTAGCCCTACACAATGACTATACTGTAAGAGACAATAAGGGTCATTTTGGACACCTGATTCGTAAATAAACAGAGCGTCAATTCATTTGATGACAACCTTGACACCCTTTTTTGACAAAGAGACCTATTAAGCCTTTCAGGTAAAGGTGAGTTTTAACAAAGGCCTGTTGTAGAGTCTAAACTCTCAGCTTAATGATCTAAGAAACATTAATAGACCATTAACAGCTTGACTGTTTATTCAACACTGAATACCACTGACAAGAGGAAAAGGACAAAATATACCATAACCTCAGCAACAATTTTCACATTATATGTTGCTAGCtgcttatgtatgtgtatatatttttgtCCAACAAGTTGTTTTTTCGATCCATGCCTATACTAATAATAATCGATAGTTCAAGCAAAGAaacatataagtataagtatatatacttttttgatcccgtgagggaaatttggtctctgcatttaacccaatcggtgaattagtgaaacacgaacagcacacagtgaacacacagtgaggtgaagcacacactaatcccgggcgagtgagctgcctgccggggagcagtgaggggttaggtgccttgctcaagggcacttcagccgcggcccactggtcggggctcgaaccggcaaccctccggttacaagtccagagtgctaaccagtgggtcACGGCTGCCCTTATACATACAAAGACATAATTAGGTCCAAAGACGTAATATAGAACGTAATATAGGTCCCTATTTTTCAGTAGCATGCTGTAAAGTATTCAGTATTAGCTATTAGCTATGTTTACTGAAAATATGAACAAATATGAAAGTAATTAAActtgtaggctactaacaagCAAACTAAGTTTAGCAAAGCACATTTCCCAGACCTCTTTCCTTACCTGTGCAGCATGAAAGAAGGGACAGAACAgtggagaagtggagagaggtCCTCATGACTGTGGCACAGCACTACACAAACTGCTCAGGATGAGAGGAGTGCAcctgagaggtagagaggggggggggaagaagaagggagggagagaagtgtAGTTGTGGTGAAAAAATATAGAGACAGATTCTGACTGTTGGATCTTCTAGGTAGCTAACTGACACATTCACCACACAAGGTTGGATGATGAACTCCAAGATGCATAAAGCTGCAGTATAGAATTTCCATCTACAATAACCTAGCTAATGCTAGCTACTCAAACAGCTGTTAATTTGTCCTCAATGACCATGGAAATTAAATTGAGTGGTCACAAATGTTTGCATAGTGTTGCTATAAAATCTTTGGTGACTGAGTTTTTTTTCTAGACATGTGGATTGAGCTAAGTAATGGTAGCCTTACTACTACACTGTATAAAAAAGAAACTCTGATGAAGATTTTAAAGAGAAAGCAGTAGAAATGAAACAGTGCTTCCTAGAAAGAGGCTATACAGCTCAGTGTGTTGATGAAGCGTATGATGTTGCACTCTCTAAGTCTAGAGCTGACCTTTtgaaaaaaagtattaaaaaggAAAGGCACTTCTCAGTTTCTTCTATCACTACCTATACTCCTCAGGCTCACATCATTAAAAAAACCATTCAAAAACATTGGCACATTTTAGCCACAGATCCAGCCCTGTCCAAAACCTTTCAGGATCCACATCTTTTTGTTCATTAAAGAGGCCTTAACC
Encoded proteins:
- the asl gene encoding argininosuccinate lyase, whose translation is MSSTCACDSSEGSKLWGGRFAGGTDAIMEKFNASIAYDQRMWDADIRGSKAYVLALQKANLVTEDEMSQIVSGLDQVHAEWSRGSFQIKSGDEDIHTANERRLKELIGEAAGKLHTGRSRNDQVVTDMRLWLRDAIGIVKGHALQLITAMVDRASREIDIVFPGYTHMQRAQPIRWSHWIMSHVVALSRDVEKLDEMRRRVNVLPLGSGAIAGNPFNIDRKLLCKELAFDSVSINSMDATAERDFVAEFLFWASLNLTHLSKMAEDLIIYSTKEFSFVALSDAYSTGSSLMPQKKNADSLELIRSKAGRVFGRCAGFLMTLKGLPSTYNKDLQEDKEAMFDVYDTVEAVLQIATGVMATLTVNSSEMNAALSPDMLATDLAYYLVRKGVPFRQAHGCSGKAVALAESKKVPLNKLTLEDLNTASPLFDSDVSSVWDYSSSVEQYSAIGGTAKSSVLAQIDHMKTWLEKYKQ
- the ca4c gene encoding carbonic anhydrase IV c yields the protein MFPECGGQRQSPINIVTSTVQYDPALGPFAFDGHDHISNITVDHLGHSAHFALPQSMRIHGGGLPSVYKALQFHLHWGVNAGPGSEHTVDGERYPMELHIVYIKEEYQSLEEAESDSAGIAVLGFFFEASQEDNTHFDTVLEALRRVRFIGNTSSVAAFKLSDIIPPAHELSAYYRYSGSMTTPACNEAVIWTIFHKTLPASHRQLVEVAGEVWYWTGKPMTNIFRPAQQLNGRVVSRSSPLPDELSALTDSAVPFLSGSAFCLCSVLVSVSLYCAL